Proteins from a genomic interval of Dama dama isolate Ldn47 chromosome 1, ASM3311817v1, whole genome shotgun sequence:
- the LOC133054175 gene encoding olfactory receptor 52A5-like: MLQLNGTVFMPSVLTLIGIPGLESVQFWIGIPFCAMYILALFGNFLILVIIKSEHSLHEPMYLFLAMLGVTDIALSTCILPKMLGIFWFHSPEILFDACLFQMWLIHTFQCTESGILLAMALDRYVAICDPLRHAAIFTHKLLTQIGAGVTLRAGVLIALCLILIKCRLKHYRTTVVSHSFCEHMAIVKLAAEDTRINKIYGLFVAFIILGFDIIFITLSYIRIFVTVFKLPQKEARLKAFNTCIAHICVFLVFYLLGFFSSFTHRFGFHIPSYIHILLSNLYLLVPPFLNPIVYGVKTKQIRDRVSKIFHLKNAS; encoded by the coding sequence ATGCTCCAGCTCAATGGTACAGTCTTCATGCCCTCAGTGCTGACACTGATTGGGATCCCTGGCCTGGAGTCTGTGCAGTTCTGGATCGGCATTCCCTTCTGTGCCATGTACATCCTTGCTCTATTTGGAAATTTCCTAATTTTGGTCATCATCAAATCTGAGCACAGCCTCCATGAACCCATGTATCTCTTCCTGGCAATGCTTGGAGTGACAGACATTGCTCTTAGTACCTGTATCCTACCAAAAATGTTAGGGATATTCTGGTTCCATTCACCAGAAATACTTTTTGAtgcctgtctctttcagatgtggCTCATCCATACCTTCCAGTGTACTGAGTCAGGTATTCTGCTGGCCATGGCCTTGGACCGCTATGTGGCAATCTGTGATCCTCTGAGACATGCAGCTATTTTTACCCACAAACTCCTCACTCAGATTGGGGCTGGAGTGACACTCAGAGCAGGTGTCCTCATAGCTCTGTGTCTCATTCTCATCAAATGCCGGCTGAAACACTATCGGACCACTGTGGTCTCCCATTCATTCTGTGAGCACATGGCCATTGTGAAGCTGGCAGCAGAAGACACTCGAATCAACAAGATTTATGGTCTTTTTGTGGCTTTCATTATACTTGGGTTTGATATAATCTTCATCACACTCTCTTACATTCGAATATTTGTAACTGTCTTTAAACTGCCTCAAAAGGAAGCGAGACTCAAAGCCTTTAACACTTGCATTGCCCACATTTGCGTCTTCCTTGTGTTTTATCTCCTGGGTTTCTTCTCCTCCTTTACACACAGATTTGGGTTCCATATTCCATCTTACATTCACATTCTTCTGTCCAATCTTTACCTGCTTGTCCCACCTTTTCTCAATCCTATTGTTTATGGTGTAAAGACCAAACAGATTCGAGATCGAGTGTCCAAGATTTTTCACTTGAAGAATGCATCTTGA